One stretch of Chitinophaga pendula DNA includes these proteins:
- a CDS encoding sensor histidine kinase yields MKRKALIGVHIIFWFYLMIVVQVMNDLAYKHQFIVLSRFTSPLFLSNVFIFGLIFYVNYFVTLPAFFKRRWFLMIVLSWLLFGMAYVGLRFGIQEYLFLKYLGICNYCESAYGQEWGIYVVNNFLQSVSQLLLPGTIIWFIDHWLRAEKQQLALQQEKVNAERALLQSQISPHFLFNSLNNIYSMVYHQSENSLPAIQKLSGIMRYMMTESSATEILLSKEIDYLRDYIALQQYRSRRTSVQFILEGDAAGKQIAPLLLISFVENAFKHGVSTDPEHPVEITMGIDTDGLVFSVRNKINRSNKDVTSGIGLKNVKSRLALQYADRYALDIQEKENTFTIRLQLAI; encoded by the coding sequence ATGAAACGTAAGGCACTTATAGGCGTACACATTATATTCTGGTTTTACCTGATGATCGTGGTACAGGTGATGAACGATCTGGCATATAAGCATCAGTTCATTGTGTTATCGCGGTTTACTTCTCCATTGTTCCTCAGTAATGTGTTTATATTCGGGCTTATCTTTTATGTGAACTACTTTGTGACGCTGCCGGCTTTTTTCAAGCGGCGGTGGTTTTTGATGATCGTGTTATCGTGGTTGTTGTTTGGGATGGCATATGTAGGTTTACGTTTTGGGATACAGGAGTATCTTTTTCTTAAATACCTTGGCATTTGCAATTACTGTGAAAGTGCTTATGGCCAGGAGTGGGGTATTTATGTGGTGAACAATTTCCTTCAGTCGGTCAGTCAGCTGCTATTGCCCGGTACTATTATCTGGTTTATTGATCATTGGTTGCGAGCAGAGAAGCAGCAGCTGGCATTGCAGCAGGAGAAGGTGAATGCGGAGCGTGCGTTGTTGCAGTCGCAGATCAGTCCTCACTTTTTGTTCAACAGTCTGAACAACATCTATTCGATGGTGTATCATCAATCGGAGAATTCGTTGCCGGCGATACAGAAGTTGTCTGGTATTATGCGGTATATGATGACGGAGAGCAGTGCTACTGAGATATTGTTGAGTAAGGAGATCGATTATTTACGCGACTATATTGCCCTGCAGCAGTACCGTAGCCGGCGTACGTCGGTGCAGTTTATATTGGAGGGTGATGCTGCCGGCAAACAGATTGCGCCATTGCTGCTGATCTCTTTTGTGGAGAATGCGTTTAAACACGGTGTCAGTACGGACCCGGAGCATCCGGTGGAGATAACGATGGGAATTGATACGGATGGGCTGGTATTTTCTGTGCGGAATAAGATCAACCGAAGTAATAAGGATGTGACATCGGGCATCGGATTAAAAAATGTGAAGAGCCGGCTGGCATTGCAGTATGCGGACCGGTATGCATTGGATATACAGGAGAAAGAAAATACATTTACGATACGCCTGCAACTGGCGATATGA
- a CDS encoding LytR/AlgR family response regulator transcription factor, giving the protein MIRCLLVDDEPWALELLASYLQKVPGLTLVAACDLPLEALRFATPEHTDLIFLDIQMPELDGLQFMQAIDHQCKVVITSAYTEYAIHGYEHNVVDYLVKPIAFERFYKAVQKASSLLAPATTAAVAPTPPLPHIFIKTDNKLVKVRYDEILYLEGARDYVLIHTTKDKLITLDSLRNLEELLPKHLFTRIHKSYVVAIDKVDAVEKNRIVIGADYLPIGERHRAAFMASLNRNN; this is encoded by the coding sequence ATGATAAGATGTTTGCTGGTAGACGATGAACCCTGGGCGCTGGAGTTACTGGCGAGTTACCTGCAGAAGGTACCCGGGTTGACATTGGTGGCGGCCTGTGACCTGCCACTGGAAGCGTTACGTTTTGCTACGCCGGAGCATACGGACCTGATCTTTCTGGATATCCAGATGCCTGAGTTGGACGGTTTGCAGTTTATGCAGGCGATCGACCATCAGTGTAAGGTGGTCATTACCTCTGCGTATACGGAGTATGCGATCCATGGATATGAGCATAATGTGGTGGATTACCTGGTGAAGCCGATAGCTTTCGAGCGATTTTACAAGGCGGTGCAGAAGGCCAGTTCATTATTGGCCCCTGCGACGACTGCTGCTGTGGCCCCTACCCCACCCTTACCACATATTTTTATCAAAACGGATAACAAGCTGGTGAAGGTGCGATATGATGAGATATTGTACCTGGAGGGTGCGCGGGATTATGTGTTGATCCATACGACGAAGGATAAGTTGATCACGCTGGACAGTCTGCGTAATTTGGAGGAGTTGTTGCCTAAACATTTATTTACGCGTATACACAAGTCATATGTGGTTGCGATTGACAAGGTGGATGCGGTGGAGAAGAACCGTATTGTGATCGGCGCTGATTACCTACCGATCGGTGAGCGCCACCGGGCGGCATTTATGGCATCGCTGAACCGGAACAACTGA
- a CDS encoding Lrp/AsnC family transcriptional regulator has protein sequence MTITLDKTDRKILDVLQKDARLNTKEIAHRIGLSVTPTYERLKKIEKSGVIKSYVTLLHGDKVGKGLMAYCNVSLQLHAQTLIRKFEAAIARMEEVMECYHVAGNYDYLLKVVIDDMQSYQHFLTNKLAAIENIGQVHSAFVLTEVKHTTVFALTSTAV, from the coding sequence ATGACAATCACATTGGATAAAACAGATCGGAAAATATTAGACGTCCTGCAAAAAGATGCCCGCCTCAATACCAAAGAGATCGCACATCGTATAGGACTCTCCGTAACACCCACCTATGAACGACTCAAAAAGATCGAAAAAAGCGGCGTCATCAAAAGTTACGTCACCCTCCTCCATGGCGATAAAGTAGGCAAAGGCCTGATGGCATACTGTAACGTATCCCTTCAGCTACACGCACAAACATTGATCAGGAAATTTGAAGCGGCTATCGCCCGCATGGAAGAAGTAATGGAATGTTACCACGTAGCAGGTAACTACGACTATCTGCTCAAAGTTGTTATAGATGACATGCAAAGCTATCAGCACTTCCTCACCAACAAACTGGCAGCGATCGAAAACATAGGTCAGGTACATAGCGCCTTTGTACTCACCGAAGTAAAACATACCACCGTATTCGCATTAACTTCAACGGCAGTATAA
- a CDS encoding histidine decarboxylase, with product MRKRDQSLSAADQATLDAMHTRVQTCTRDFLGYPVSKDFNYDALLPFLQYPLNNLGDPFVPSTYAVGSRDMEQYVVSFFADLFRAPEDDWWGYVTNGGSEGNLYGLYLARELFPKGMVYYSEATHYSVQKNLHLLNMPGIIIRTLKNGEIDYEDLEHTIRLNRHLPVIILANIGTTMTEARDDVQRIKGILKRLAIHHHYIHADGALSGSYSAFLDPRPAFDFEDGVDSIAISGHKFIGSPIPCGVVVVRKGHRDRIARSVAYIGSMDTTITGSRNGHSPLFLWYALKVLGVEGLRERAMHSLATAAYAEQRLQEMGIAAWRNPAAITVLFPDPPAMIRRKWQLAAEQGQSHLICMPNVTRAQIDAFASELAAALLVTV from the coding sequence ATGAGAAAGCGAGATCAGTCATTGTCAGCCGCCGATCAGGCGACGCTGGATGCTATGCATACGCGTGTACAAACCTGTACCCGGGATTTCCTGGGATATCCGGTATCGAAAGATTTCAACTATGATGCGTTATTGCCATTTCTGCAATATCCCTTGAACAATTTGGGTGATCCCTTTGTGCCCTCGACATATGCGGTGGGGTCGCGGGATATGGAGCAATATGTGGTGTCGTTCTTTGCGGATCTGTTCCGGGCGCCGGAGGATGACTGGTGGGGGTATGTTACCAACGGGGGTTCTGAAGGCAACCTGTATGGGTTGTACCTGGCGCGGGAGTTGTTTCCGAAGGGGATGGTATATTATTCTGAGGCTACACATTACAGTGTGCAGAAGAACCTGCATTTGCTGAATATGCCCGGTATTATTATCCGGACGTTGAAGAATGGGGAGATCGATTATGAGGACCTGGAGCATACGATACGGTTGAACCGTCATTTGCCGGTGATTATCCTGGCGAATATCGGGACGACGATGACGGAGGCGCGGGATGATGTGCAGCGGATCAAGGGTATTTTGAAGCGGCTGGCTATTCATCATCATTATATTCATGCGGACGGTGCATTGTCGGGTAGTTACAGTGCATTTCTTGATCCTCGTCCTGCTTTTGATTTTGAGGACGGTGTGGATAGTATTGCTATCAGCGGGCATAAGTTCATTGGTTCTCCTATTCCCTGTGGTGTGGTGGTGGTCCGTAAGGGGCATCGGGACCGTATTGCGCGGTCGGTGGCCTATATTGGCAGTATGGATACGACGATCACGGGTTCGCGGAACGGGCATAGTCCGTTGTTCCTGTGGTATGCGTTGAAGGTGTTGGGTGTGGAGGGGTTACGGGAGCGGGCGATGCATAGTTTGGCAACGGCGGCTTATGCGGAGCAGCGGTTGCAGGAGATGGGGATTGCTGCCTGGCGTAATCCGGCGGCAATTACGGTGTTGTTTCCTGATCCGCCGGCGATGATCCGCAGGAAGTGGCAGCTGGCCGCTGAGCAGGGGCAATCGCATCTTATTTGTATGCCTAATGTTACCCGTGCGCAGATCGATGCTTTTGCATCGGAGTTGGCCGCTGCCCTGTTGGTGACAGTGTAA
- a CDS encoding SDR family oxidoreductase: MERFNNKVALITGGTNGMGFATAMAFIKEGAKVIITGRNQERVDNAVRQLGLNATGFASNAGNMKDMLALQDAVRQHTDSIDVLFANAGYGRFAPIEAVDEAFFDELFNMHVKGTFFTVQQILPLMKEGGAIILNTSFVTAFGMENFSVYSAAKAAVSSFIKTFSAECTAKGIRVNGISPGHIKTNIFNNTGLSPEQINDAVAGIVTTLPFKRLGTPEEIAATALFLASTAATYIHGAEIIVDGGLSVAK, translated from the coding sequence GTGGAAAGATTTAACAATAAAGTCGCCCTCATCACCGGTGGCACAAATGGAATGGGATTCGCTACCGCAATGGCATTTATTAAGGAAGGAGCAAAAGTGATCATCACCGGCAGAAACCAGGAGCGTGTAGACAATGCCGTACGTCAGTTAGGCCTCAACGCAACAGGCTTCGCTTCCAATGCTGGTAATATGAAAGATATGCTGGCCTTACAAGACGCAGTCAGACAACATACAGATAGCATTGATGTGCTCTTCGCCAACGCAGGATATGGCAGGTTCGCTCCCATAGAAGCCGTTGACGAAGCCTTCTTCGACGAACTGTTCAACATGCACGTAAAAGGTACCTTCTTCACCGTACAACAAATACTCCCGCTCATGAAAGAAGGGGGCGCAATCATACTCAATACCTCCTTCGTGACCGCCTTCGGCATGGAAAACTTTTCTGTATATTCCGCCGCCAAAGCTGCCGTAAGTTCATTCATCAAAACCTTCTCGGCAGAATGCACCGCCAAAGGCATCCGCGTCAATGGCATCAGCCCCGGACATATCAAAACAAATATCTTTAACAACACCGGCCTCTCTCCCGAACAGATCAACGATGCCGTCGCCGGTATCGTAACCACCTTGCCGTTCAAACGCCTCGGCACACCGGAAGAAATAGCTGCCACCGCACTGTTCCTCGCCTCCACAGCCGCTACCTACATCCATGGCGCAGAAATCATAGTAGATGGCGGCCTGTCCGTTGCCAAATAA
- a CDS encoding GNAT family N-acetyltransferase, translated as MELHFRRATKNDLPAIISMLADDKLGAAREKFQEPLPHSYYDAFEQINSDKNQELIVVEDAEKQVIGTLQLTFIPSLSNQGSTRAQIEAVRVRADRRGAGIGHKLFEWTFHRARERGAHTVQLTSDKRRAEAIKFYENLGFIASHEGMKRHL; from the coding sequence ATGGAACTGCATTTCAGACGTGCTACAAAAAATGACCTACCCGCCATCATCAGCATGCTGGCCGATGATAAATTGGGCGCCGCCCGGGAAAAATTTCAGGAACCACTTCCTCATAGCTACTACGACGCTTTCGAACAGATCAACAGCGACAAGAACCAGGAACTGATCGTCGTAGAAGATGCCGAAAAGCAAGTGATCGGTACCCTGCAGCTTACCTTCATCCCTTCTCTCTCTAACCAGGGTAGTACACGGGCACAGATAGAAGCCGTCAGGGTAAGAGCAGATCGCCGAGGCGCCGGTATCGGCCACAAACTATTCGAATGGACCTTCCACCGCGCCAGAGAAAGAGGTGCACATACCGTCCAACTCACCAGCGACAAACGCCGCGCAGAAGCAATTAAATTTTATGAAAACCTCGGATTCATCGCCAGCCACGAAGGCATGAAACGACACCTCTAA
- a CDS encoding OmpA family protein has translation MKKLIIAAMVCSFVNSAHAQLFDRIKNKVKDKVNEKVDQAVDKTIEKATEPKKKTTPVGTDQTGVGINTPDASVNTSTTINTSVPVTNKPAVSTNITSYSRFDFVPGDKIIMEENFNQDVIGEFPAKWDTHSGAELVTVNNRPGKWLAIKQAGVFFPEYLTGNLPDNFTLQADIMANNEIPTIASITVGFMQIGKTDDKYYAAGHGDAGSTPGFRVELTPVSSGEGVLRYSTNVIGGNSINGTPAFNVPKKNSVKLSIWRQKQRIRLYLDDTKIFDLPRALDAATVLNTLFFNAYAPEYGQAGGTFYIGNIRLAVGAPDIRNKLITEGKFTTHGILFASNSDEIQPESYGALKEIAAVLKENAGIRVNIIGHTDADGNDQLNLELSKKRAAAVKTALITNFSIETGRMETSGKGKTQPIADNTTEIGKANNRRVEFIKL, from the coding sequence ATGAAAAAGCTAATCATTGCCGCGATGGTCTGTTCCTTTGTAAACAGCGCCCACGCGCAATTATTCGATCGCATTAAAAACAAAGTAAAAGACAAAGTCAATGAAAAAGTAGATCAGGCTGTTGATAAAACGATCGAAAAGGCCACCGAGCCTAAAAAGAAAACAACACCTGTTGGCACCGACCAGACAGGTGTTGGCATTAATACACCTGATGCCTCCGTCAATACATCCACTACCATCAACACATCTGTCCCGGTCACTAACAAACCGGCGGTCAGCACCAACATCACCTCCTACTCCCGTTTCGATTTCGTACCGGGAGATAAGATCATCATGGAAGAAAATTTTAACCAGGATGTGATCGGCGAATTCCCGGCCAAATGGGATACCCACTCCGGCGCAGAACTGGTAACCGTAAACAACCGGCCGGGTAAATGGCTCGCCATCAAACAAGCAGGCGTGTTCTTCCCCGAATACCTCACCGGCAACCTACCGGACAATTTCACCTTGCAGGCCGATATCATGGCCAACAACGAAATACCGACCATCGCCTCCATCACCGTCGGCTTCATGCAGATCGGCAAAACAGATGATAAATACTACGCCGCCGGACATGGCGACGCAGGCAGCACCCCCGGCTTCAGAGTAGAACTGACGCCGGTATCCTCCGGTGAAGGTGTCCTCCGCTATTCGACAAATGTTATCGGCGGCAACTCCATCAATGGTACACCGGCCTTTAATGTACCGAAGAAAAATAGTGTAAAACTCTCCATCTGGCGCCAGAAACAACGCATCCGATTGTATCTGGACGATACCAAAATATTCGACCTGCCAAGAGCTCTGGATGCCGCAACCGTATTAAATACCTTGTTCTTCAATGCCTACGCACCGGAATACGGACAAGCCGGTGGTACCTTCTATATCGGCAATATCCGCCTCGCAGTAGGTGCCCCCGATATCCGCAACAAACTGATCACCGAAGGCAAGTTCACCACCCATGGCATCCTCTTCGCCTCCAATAGCGACGAGATACAGCCCGAATCATATGGCGCACTCAAAGAGATCGCCGCCGTATTAAAAGAAAATGCCGGCATCCGCGTCAACATCATCGGCCATACCGATGCCGATGGCAACGACCAGCTCAACCTCGAACTGTCAAAAAAGAGAGCCGCCGCCGTTAAAACTGCCCTCATCACTAACTTCAGTATCGAAACAGGCAGAATGGAAACCTCCGGCAAAGGCAAAACACAACCCATCGCCGACAACACGACCGAAATCGGTAAAGCCAATAACCGCCGCGTAGAATTCATCAAACTATAA